The following proteins are co-located in the Pseudomonas fluorescens genome:
- a CDS encoding lipocalin-like domain-containing protein yields MKIKALLWATVVLLSACDKVPAPEESFAGLGSDAADFAQVVPGKVFSFPEDHGPHDGFRIEWWYVTANLKDAQGNLFGVQWTLFRNALKAGPTQPGWHDSTVWLGHAAVTSATRHYAAERYARGGIGQAGAQAVPFNAWIDDWNFVTRPGAASPLADMQLTARGPQFAYDLHLTSNRPLVLQGDKGYSRKSDQGQASYYYSQPFFAAAGSVTLDGKTYQVSGPAWLDREWSSQPLAASQTGWDWFSLHLDRGEQLMLFRVRQKDGAGYLTGTWIDQQGHTQTLHNADIQLTPLATTDIDGRSIPTRWSLKIPAKQLDITPLAVNPNAWMNLSIPYWEGPVQFDGGVGYLEMTGY; encoded by the coding sequence ATGAAGATTAAAGCGCTGTTGTGGGCAACGGTCGTGCTGTTGAGCGCGTGCGACAAAGTGCCGGCGCCGGAAGAAAGCTTCGCGGGCCTTGGCAGCGATGCGGCGGACTTTGCCCAAGTGGTGCCCGGTAAGGTTTTCAGCTTTCCCGAGGACCATGGCCCACATGATGGCTTTCGCATCGAATGGTGGTACGTCACTGCCAATCTCAAGGATGCGCAAGGCAACCTGTTTGGCGTGCAGTGGACATTGTTTCGCAATGCCTTGAAGGCCGGGCCTACACAGCCGGGCTGGCACGACTCGACGGTTTGGCTGGGCCATGCCGCCGTCACATCCGCGACCCGCCACTATGCCGCCGAGCGCTACGCCCGTGGCGGCATTGGCCAAGCGGGCGCTCAGGCGGTGCCGTTCAACGCCTGGATCGATGACTGGAATTTCGTCACCCGCCCAGGCGCCGCAAGCCCGTTGGCGGATATGCAACTCACGGCCCGCGGCCCGCAGTTCGCCTACGACTTGCACCTGACGTCGAACCGACCACTGGTGCTGCAGGGCGACAAGGGCTACAGCCGCAAATCTGATCAAGGGCAGGCGTCTTACTACTACAGCCAGCCGTTTTTTGCGGCGGCCGGCAGCGTCACCCTCGACGGTAAAACGTACCAGGTCAGCGGCCCCGCCTGGCTCGACCGCGAATGGAGCAGCCAACCCCTGGCAGCCAGCCAGACCGGTTGGGACTGGTTCTCGCTGCACCTGGACCGTGGCGAGCAGTTGATGCTGTTTCGCGTGCGGCAAAAGGACGGCGCGGGTTACCTGACTGGCACCTGGATCGACCAGCAGGGCCACACCCAGACCCTGCACAATGCCGATATCCAGCTCACACCACTGGCCACCACCGACATAGACGGGCGCAGTATTCCCACGCGCTGGTCGCTGAAAATTCCCGCCAAACAACTGGATATCACCCCCCTGGCCGTTAACCCGAACGCGTGGATGAACCTGAGTATTCCGTATTGGGAAGGGCCGGTGCAGTTTGACGGTGGCGTCGGGTATTTAGAGATGACGGGGTACTGA